A part of Saliniradius amylolyticus genomic DNA contains:
- a CDS encoding Fe(3+) ABC transporter substrate-binding protein yields the protein MIKSRVLAFALSALTVLPSVAAEQVNVYSARKEALIKPVLERFTEQTGVEVNLITGKADTLISRIAAEGSLTPADVLITTDVGRLYRAKEQNLLQSVDSEVLKQHIPARLRGEDNQWFALTKRARTIMYAKDRVDPAELSTMEALTDDKWQGRICIRSSSNIYNQSMVAAMIEQKGEAETLAWAKGLVKNFARPPKGGDRDQIRAVAAGQCDIAIANTYYLAGMHVSDDPAQVEAAQKVAVFWPNQDERGVHVNISGAAVTRHSNNADNAQKLLEFLITPESQQWYARHNQEYPVRAGVEQSEVLKQFGDFKAESIPLEVVGKLNGEALTLMDKAGWK from the coding sequence ATGATAAAGTCCCGCGTTTTAGCCTTTGCCTTATCGGCACTTACGGTGTTGCCCTCAGTGGCGGCCGAACAGGTCAATGTCTATTCGGCTCGTAAGGAGGCACTGATCAAGCCGGTATTGGAGCGTTTTACCGAGCAAACCGGCGTTGAGGTGAATTTGATCACCGGTAAGGCAGATACTCTGATCTCCCGTATCGCCGCAGAAGGTTCGCTGACACCAGCGGATGTGCTGATCACCACCGATGTGGGGCGCTTGTACCGGGCCAAGGAACAGAATTTGCTGCAAAGCGTTGATTCCGAGGTCCTGAAACAGCATATTCCGGCGCGTCTGCGCGGCGAGGACAACCAGTGGTTTGCCCTGACCAAACGAGCACGCACCATCATGTACGCTAAGGACAGAGTAGACCCGGCTGAGCTTTCGACCATGGAAGCGCTCACCGATGACAAGTGGCAGGGACGTATCTGCATTCGCTCGTCCAGCAATATCTACAACCAGTCTATGGTGGCGGCCATGATCGAGCAAAAAGGCGAGGCCGAGACCTTAGCCTGGGCTAAGGGACTGGTGAAAAACTTTGCCCGCCCACCCAAAGGCGGGGATCGAGACCAGATTCGCGCCGTTGCCGCCGGCCAGTGTGATATTGCCATCGCCAATACCTATTATCTTGCCGGTATGCATGTCAGCGACGATCCAGCCCAGGTCGAAGCGGCACAGAAAGTTGCGGTATTCTGGCCAAATCAGGATGAGCGCGGGGTACATGTGAACATTTCTGGCGCGGCGGTGACCCGCCACAGCAACAATGCCGACAACGCTCAAAAACTGCTGGAATTTTTGATTACGCCAGAAAGTCAGCAATGGTACGCGAGGCACAATCAGGAATACCCGGTTCGCGCGGGCGTCGAGCAAAGCGAGGTGCTTAAGCAGTTTGGTGACTTTAAAGCGGAGTCAATTCCACTGGAAGTGGTGGGTAAGCTGAACGGTGAGGCACTCACTCTGATGGACAAAGCAGGCTGGAAGTAA
- a CDS encoding ABC transporter permease has translation MTDRIFSFKNALTDGWRIAVWVPAFVLALPVLVVLSSVADPQWQLWQHLTDTVLSSYVVNSLLLALGVGLGTMTIGTGLAWLCHHFEFPGRRQFEWLLLLPMAMPAYIIAYSYTGFLDFAGPVQSLLRSLFDWQYGDYYFPEIRSLGGAIVMLTLVLYPYVFMLARNGFREQSLSLYEVSQALGMGPVATFFKVAVPMARPAILTGVALAMMEAFADYGTVQYFGVSTFTTGIFRTWFGMGNSVGAAQLAALLTGFVFILLILEKYSRRKIRYYYQGHKQITARRQRVRGAWAGFLFACCALPLTLGFILPVLMLSHWVFYTGFEQFDSEFIGLMGNSFLLAGVTAMVVLLLALLFSYGKRLRPNSRIRWPINTASLGYAVPGTVIAVGCLLPLSWLDHRIHGLMASWFGIQTGLIFSGTLFALVLAYSIRFLAVSLHQIDTGLERIRPSMDQAGRSLGLSPIGILKRIHLPILRPSVLAALLLVFVDVLKELPATLILRPFNFDTLAVKAYELASDERLADAALPSLAILVVGVLPVIWLSRAIEATRKGYQ, from the coding sequence GTGACTGACCGAATCTTTTCGTTTAAAAATGCGCTAACCGATGGTTGGCGCATCGCCGTTTGGGTGCCAGCCTTTGTGCTGGCACTGCCCGTTCTGGTGGTGCTAAGCAGTGTGGCGGACCCTCAGTGGCAGCTGTGGCAGCACCTGACCGACACGGTGTTATCCAGTTATGTGGTTAACAGCCTGCTTCTGGCTCTGGGAGTGGGGCTTGGCACCATGACCATCGGTACAGGCCTGGCTTGGTTATGTCACCATTTTGAATTCCCGGGGCGGCGTCAGTTTGAGTGGTTATTGCTGCTGCCGATGGCGATGCCTGCCTACATTATCGCTTACAGCTACACCGGGTTCCTGGACTTTGCCGGACCAGTACAAAGCCTGCTTCGAAGTCTGTTTGACTGGCAATACGGCGACTATTACTTTCCAGAGATTCGCTCTTTGGGCGGCGCTATTGTAATGCTGACACTGGTGCTTTACCCCTATGTGTTTATGCTGGCTCGCAATGGCTTTCGTGAGCAGAGCTTAAGCCTGTACGAGGTCAGTCAGGCTTTGGGCATGGGGCCGGTAGCCACCTTTTTTAAGGTGGCGGTGCCGATGGCGCGGCCTGCCATTTTAACCGGCGTGGCGCTGGCGATGATGGAGGCGTTCGCCGACTATGGCACGGTGCAGTACTTTGGGGTCAGTACCTTTACCACCGGCATCTTCCGCACCTGGTTTGGTATGGGGAATAGCGTGGGCGCAGCACAATTAGCTGCCTTATTGACTGGCTTTGTGTTTATTCTGTTGATTCTGGAAAAGTACTCACGCCGCAAGATCCGTTATTACTATCAAGGGCATAAGCAGATTACCGCACGTCGCCAGAGGGTGCGCGGCGCTTGGGCCGGTTTCTTGTTTGCGTGCTGTGCGCTACCACTGACCCTGGGGTTTATACTGCCAGTGTTGATGCTATCGCACTGGGTGTTTTATACCGGCTTTGAGCAGTTTGATAGCGAGTTTATCGGATTGATGGGGAACAGTTTCCTGTTAGCCGGGGTCACCGCGATGGTCGTGTTGCTGCTGGCCCTGCTGTTTAGTTATGGCAAACGGCTCAGACCTAACAGCCGCATTCGCTGGCCTATCAATACTGCCTCGCTGGGCTATGCGGTACCGGGAACGGTGATCGCGGTAGGCTGCTTGTTGCCGCTCAGCTGGCTGGATCACCGTATACACGGACTGATGGCGTCCTGGTTTGGTATTCAAACCGGACTGATTTTTTCTGGCACCCTGTTTGCGCTGGTACTGGCCTACAGTATACGGTTTCTGGCGGTGTCGTTGCATCAGATCGACACTGGCCTGGAGCGTATTCGCCCGTCGATGGATCAGGCCGGTCGCAGTCTGGGCCTTTCTCCCATCGGCATTTTAAAGCGCATTCACCTGCCCATATTGCGTCCCAGTGTACTGGCGGCCTTATTGCTGGTGTTTGTGGATGTACTGAAAGAACTGCCCGCCACCTTGATTCTAAGACCCTTTAACTTTGATACGCTGGCGGTTAAGGCCTATGAACTGGCGTCCGATGAACGCCTGGCCGACGCCGCTCTGCCATCGTTGGCCATACTGGTAGTGGGCGTTTTACCGGTTATCTGGTTGTCACGCGCCATCGAAGCGACCCGAAAAGGATACCAATAA
- a CDS encoding ABC transporter ATP-binding protein, giving the protein MLLVNGIAVAYDAKKVVDDVSFRLHAGEIGCLLGPSGCGKTSVLRAIAGFEPVAQGSIELEGRVVSGVNEHMAPEKRHVGMVFQDFALFPHLTVAENIGFGLGQWSADKRQARVRELLELVELTDFAGRYSYSLSGGQQQRVALARALAPKPDVLLLDEPFSSLDTELREGLARQVRRILRHEGITALLVTHDQAEAFALADHIAVMAQGRVHQWDNAPNLYHRPATRFVAEFIGRGVLLPAKRKSEIWHCELGDFQPLTTVQADTGSCLVRPESVQIQPEGVLAEVLESAYLGTHHLLQVRLPSEHSIWVATTGSEHYQPGQHISLVLRESYLPLVTD; this is encoded by the coding sequence ATGTTGTTAGTGAACGGCATCGCTGTTGCTTATGATGCCAAGAAAGTCGTAGACGACGTCAGCTTTCGGCTGCATGCCGGGGAGATTGGCTGTTTGCTGGGGCCCTCGGGCTGTGGCAAAACCTCGGTATTAAGAGCCATCGCCGGTTTTGAGCCGGTGGCTCAGGGCAGTATTGAACTGGAAGGCCGGGTGGTGAGCGGCGTCAACGAACATATGGCTCCGGAAAAACGCCATGTGGGTATGGTATTTCAGGACTTTGCTCTGTTCCCTCATCTGACTGTGGCGGAAAACATCGGTTTTGGTTTAGGCCAGTGGTCTGCCGACAAGCGCCAGGCACGCGTTCGAGAGCTTCTGGAACTGGTGGAACTCACCGATTTTGCCGGTCGTTACAGCTATTCATTGTCCGGCGGTCAGCAGCAGCGAGTGGCACTGGCCCGCGCGCTGGCACCGAAGCCGGATGTGCTGCTGCTGGATGAGCCGTTTTCCAGTCTGGACACGGAATTGCGTGAAGGGTTGGCTCGTCAGGTGCGTCGTATTCTTCGCCACGAGGGCATTACCGCGTTACTGGTAACCCATGATCAGGCTGAAGCGTTTGCCTTGGCTGACCATATTGCGGTTATGGCTCAGGGCAGGGTGCACCAGTGGGATAATGCCCCTAACTTGTATCATCGTCCCGCCACCCGTTTTGTGGCCGAGTTTATCGGCCGGGGTGTGTTACTGCCGGCCAAGCGAAAGAGCGAGATCTGGCATTGTGAGCTGGGCGACTTTCAACCACTGACAACCGTGCAGGCCGATACTGGTTCGTGTCTGGTGCGGCCCGAGTCCGTTCAAATACAGCCAGAGGGGGTTCTCGCGGAAGTATTGGAATCGGCTTATTTGGGTACCCATCACTTGTTACAGGTGCGACTGCCCAGTGAGCATTCAATCTGGGTGGCGACGACAGGTTCAGAACACTATCAGCCCGGGCAGCACATAAGTTTGGTGCTGAGAGAGTCTTATTTGCCATTGGTCACCGACTAA
- a CDS encoding DUF4856 domain-containing protein — protein MLTTRKTALAAIVASLMLSACGGSSSNDNNDNSGGDNGGSGNAAPTAISLDANSVEENIAGAEIGTLTVTDEDDDSHTFSVDDERFVVTGNTLMLAEGQALNFEKAATVTLNVTATDSGDESVTEEFSIDVTDVLDTYSFTSAFTEESSVSYSGQIARYVLLTDIKTLMDTEFGAVEDFNNAGYVDRQDALDALLQYFDNFGDQYDAIWGATNIRISTDPAKDQQTLLEVSGSNKNLVGKLAGNDATGQHKDWSTEFVGWGAAGSTDPESLVRSWFNELADNAESQLAGNQRLDPFGDVINKVHLTDDGLNLSQLIHKFLLMGVAYSQSVDDYLDDDTEGKGLMTDNTSQDDGAAFTTLEHQFDEGYGYFGAARDFLDYSDEMIASPGYMDTDESGSIDLESEFNFTFAGYAAKRDLGSQEGVKTDFTQSIFDAFLQGRKIINDNAGQALTTAQMDDLKVQRDIIVSEWEKVVAANVIHYANSTLSDYENINTEDFDYGALATHWSELKAFALGLQFNRFKAISDEDFASLHQLIGDKPVLTGDMDAYLADIEAARDLVGTAYGFADANVQNW, from the coding sequence ATGCTTACAACAAGAAAAACGGCTTTGGCGGCGATTGTTGCTTCTTTAATGCTGTCCGCCTGCGGCGGCTCTTCCAGTAATGACAATAACGATAACTCTGGCGGTGACAATGGTGGCAGCGGTAATGCTGCCCCTACGGCTATCAGCCTCGACGCTAACAGCGTTGAAGAGAATATCGCCGGTGCTGAAATCGGTACACTGACTGTCACCGACGAAGACGACGACAGCCACACCTTTAGCGTCGACGATGAGCGTTTCGTTGTGACCGGCAACACCCTGATGCTGGCAGAAGGCCAGGCGTTAAACTTTGAGAAAGCAGCGACTGTCACTCTGAATGTCACCGCCACCGACAGCGGCGATGAGAGTGTAACTGAAGAATTCAGTATCGATGTGACCGATGTGCTGGATACCTACAGCTTTACCAGCGCCTTTACTGAAGAATCCAGCGTCTCTTACTCTGGTCAGATAGCACGCTATGTGTTGCTGACGGACATCAAAACATTGATGGATACCGAGTTTGGCGCGGTAGAAGACTTTAATAACGCCGGTTATGTAGACCGTCAGGATGCACTGGATGCTCTGCTTCAGTACTTTGATAACTTCGGCGACCAGTATGATGCTATCTGGGGTGCGACCAATATTCGAATTTCCACTGATCCCGCTAAGGATCAGCAAACCCTGCTAGAGGTATCAGGCTCAAACAAAAACCTGGTCGGTAAGCTTGCGGGCAACGACGCCACTGGCCAGCATAAAGATTGGAGTACCGAGTTTGTGGGTTGGGGCGCGGCTGGTAGTACTGACCCGGAAAGTCTGGTTCGTAGCTGGTTTAATGAGTTGGCCGACAATGCCGAAAGCCAGTTGGCGGGTAATCAGCGTTTGGATCCCTTTGGTGATGTCATCAACAAGGTTCACCTGACGGATGATGGTCTTAATCTGAGCCAACTGATCCACAAGTTTCTGCTAATGGGCGTTGCTTATTCCCAGTCTGTGGATGACTATCTGGATGACGACACGGAAGGCAAAGGCCTGATGACCGACAATACCAGCCAGGATGATGGTGCTGCCTTTACCACATTGGAGCATCAGTTTGATGAAGGTTATGGCTATTTTGGTGCGGCCCGTGACTTTCTGGATTACAGCGATGAGATGATCGCCAGCCCCGGTTATATGGATACCGATGAAAGCGGCAGCATCGATCTGGAATCTGAGTTTAACTTTACCTTTGCCGGTTATGCCGCCAAGCGTGACCTGGGCTCTCAAGAGGGTGTTAAGACCGACTTCACGCAGTCCATCTTCGATGCCTTCCTGCAAGGCCGTAAGATCATTAACGACAACGCCGGTCAGGCTCTGACTACTGCACAGATGGATGATCTGAAAGTGCAGCGAGACATTATTGTTTCGGAGTGGGAAAAAGTTGTGGCGGCAAATGTGATTCACTATGCCAACTCTACGTTGTCTGACTATGAGAACATCAATACCGAGGACTTTGATTATGGTGCCTTGGCGACTCATTGGTCAGAGCTGAAAGCCTTTGCACTGGGCTTGCAGTTTAATCGCTTCAAGGCCATTTCCGATGAAGATTTTGCCAGCCTACATCAGTTGATCGGCGATAAGCCTGTTTTGACTGGCGATATGGACGCCTATCTGGCTGACATCGAAGCGGCACGCGATCTTGTTGGCACGGCCTACGGCTTCGCCGATGCGAATGTGCAGAACTGGTAA
- a CDS encoding imelysin family protein — protein sequence MRLHPLVFACASALIATGCGESSSQSQGEDFGSPSQPVQTDFDQNQLLESVVDQVILPTYQQFQADLIHQQDSVAAYCQALSSSGDTDTTLDQAREDWRTVMSDWQQAELMQIGPLTDNSSTLRNRIYSWPNTSACSVDQEVMLSREEGYDISLRTNSRRGLDALEYLLFNEDLNHQCTIAGTEPDGWLDLTDDQKRQARCDFAEIVVSDLKNSADELVEQWQGESGYGFRLKNAGLPDSIYATAHEAVNEVSDALFYITETTKDAKLATPLGLFANDCGAEPCADNVESQYANHSIENIHANLTGLLHMLQGGMDAESGIGFDDYLNDVGDSETAERLLGDLQMAINNTEGFDASLAEALQNNPDSVEALHGEVKKVTDTMKSDFINSLALELPETSAGDND from the coding sequence ATGAGGTTACATCCCCTTGTTTTTGCCTGCGCTTCTGCGCTGATTGCCACAGGTTGCGGCGAGTCAAGTAGCCAGAGTCAGGGTGAGGATTTCGGCTCACCGTCGCAGCCGGTGCAAACGGATTTTGATCAGAACCAACTGCTGGAAAGCGTGGTGGATCAGGTGATCCTGCCCACCTATCAGCAGTTTCAGGCCGACTTAATCCATCAACAGGACAGTGTGGCGGCATATTGTCAGGCACTCAGTAGCAGTGGCGATACGGACACGACCCTTGACCAGGCCCGTGAGGACTGGCGTACGGTGATGAGCGACTGGCAGCAGGCCGAATTAATGCAGATTGGCCCGCTCACGGATAACAGCTCTACGTTGCGAAACCGCATCTACTCCTGGCCGAACACCAGCGCCTGCTCGGTGGATCAGGAAGTGATGCTGTCCCGGGAAGAAGGCTATGACATTAGCCTGCGAACCAACAGTCGCAGGGGGCTGGATGCATTGGAATACCTGCTGTTTAACGAAGATCTGAATCATCAGTGCACTATTGCCGGTACCGAGCCGGACGGCTGGCTCGACCTGACCGATGATCAAAAACGTCAGGCCCGCTGTGACTTCGCTGAAATCGTCGTCAGCGACTTAAAGAACAGCGCCGATGAGCTTGTCGAGCAATGGCAGGGCGAGAGCGGCTATGGTTTTCGTCTGAAAAACGCCGGTCTGCCGGACAGTATCTACGCTACTGCCCATGAGGCCGTGAATGAAGTGTCCGATGCGTTGTTTTATATCACCGAAACCACCAAGGATGCCAAGTTGGCGACACCTTTGGGCCTGTTTGCCAACGACTGCGGCGCCGAGCCTTGTGCCGACAACGTCGAGTCGCAGTACGCCAATCACTCGATAGAGAATATTCACGCCAATCTGACCGGCTTGTTACATATGCTGCAAGGCGGGATGGATGCGGAGTCTGGCATCGGCTTCGATGATTATCTTAACGATGTGGGTGATAGCGAGACCGCCGAGCGACTGCTGGGGGATCTGCAAATGGCCATCAATAATACAGAGGGTTTTGACGCCTCTCTGGCCGAAGCACTTCAGAACAACCCGGACAGTGTCGAAGCCTTGCACGGTGAGGTGAAAAAGGTCACCGACACCATGAAGTCCGACTTTATCAATAGTCTGGCCCTGGAGCTGCCGGAAACCAGTGCGGGGGATAACGACTGA
- a CDS encoding GNAT family N-acetyltransferase, with product MQIRPATLDDVSALVDFNQLMARETEGKTLNPDTLSAGVRQLVDTPAFGFYLVAEQDDQIVGSLMVTYEWSDWRNGLFWWIQSVYVKPENRRQGIYSGLYHEVQRLGEQAGNVCGYRLYVEKENTQAQATYEHLGMVESHYLMYESQ from the coding sequence ATTCAAATTCGACCGGCTACCCTGGACGATGTCTCGGCTTTGGTGGACTTTAACCAACTGATGGCCCGGGAAACCGAGGGCAAGACCCTGAACCCGGATACCCTAAGCGCTGGTGTACGCCAACTTGTAGACACGCCTGCTTTTGGTTTTTACTTAGTGGCCGAGCAAGACGATCAGATTGTTGGCAGCCTGATGGTCACCTATGAATGGAGCGACTGGCGCAATGGCCTGTTCTGGTGGATCCAGAGTGTTTATGTCAAACCGGAGAACCGCCGTCAGGGCATTTATTCAGGCTTGTACCATGAAGTTCAGCGCCTGGGTGAGCAGGCGGGTAACGTGTGTGGCTATCGCTTGTATGTCGAAAAAGAGAACACACAGGCACAGGCCACTTACGAACATTTGGGCATGGTGGAAAGCCATTACCTGATGTACGAAAGCCAATAG
- a CDS encoding TonB-dependent receptor family protein yields the protein MKKTLLMRPLSLSVLAALTLPALAEGDETSNIERVSVIGTEQQLSATAGSVTRLDEQALAKFEYDDIGRILAQVPGVNIRSEDGYGLRPNIGFRGVTPERSKKINIMEDGVLIGPAPYSAPAAYYFPMTSRMTAVEVTKGPGTIQYGPNTVAGTLNLVTRPVPLSGEGMVDLSLGGDGYAKAHAYYGDTQGDFGYLLEGLRVQTDGFKELDGGGDTGFEKNDLMFKANWDLSSQSVDQLLEVKASYADEVSDETYLGLTDGDFAVNPLRRYAATQLAEMDWQHSQLQLTHHLSWQSLDVTTRAYRHDFERSWEKLNRFTSSQGGNVPSLLSVLTDPEQYWDYYQVLTGERDASIQQILVLGDNAREYYSQGVQMDGAMPVTLAGVTHNLEAGVRFHQDEIQRNHTEQNFLMTDGQMVATGESVRATTTNLETTRAWSVYIQDRIELGDWAFTLGTRGEDIDGYYRNRNRKPNAGDDWQRKEHRIWLPSASALYRVDEQQSVFAGVHKGFVPTSPLQDKRIEPEKSLNYELGWRYRNGASQAEVVGFFNDVDNLKESCSFSTAASCASDGDLDQDFNAGAVEVYGLEASINSYMRVTGELTLPWSVVYTHTQSEFKQGLDSDFDLWGEVDPGDEVPYLPDNVLTLTVGVAASDWRVTLLVNHTGEMREAAGQGVVLSGKVVPSHTLVDLSASYDVSANGQLYLKLDNLLDEVEIGSRRPYGARPTKPQQAFVGYKYHF from the coding sequence ATGAAAAAAACATTACTAATGCGTCCTCTGAGCCTGTCTGTACTGGCGGCACTGACCTTACCGGCGTTGGCCGAAGGTGATGAAACCAGCAACATTGAGCGGGTTAGTGTGATCGGCACCGAGCAGCAACTGTCGGCCACTGCAGGCTCGGTCACGCGCCTGGACGAGCAGGCACTGGCGAAGTTTGAGTATGACGATATCGGTCGCATTCTGGCTCAGGTGCCTGGGGTAAATATCCGCAGTGAGGACGGTTATGGTCTGCGGCCGAATATCGGCTTTCGCGGTGTAACGCCGGAACGCAGTAAGAAAATCAATATTATGGAAGATGGGGTGCTGATAGGCCCGGCGCCTTACTCGGCTCCGGCAGCGTATTATTTTCCCATGACCAGCCGTATGACGGCGGTGGAAGTCACCAAAGGGCCGGGTACCATTCAGTATGGCCCCAATACTGTGGCCGGTACTCTGAATCTGGTCACCCGTCCGGTGCCACTAAGTGGCGAAGGCATGGTGGATTTGAGTCTGGGCGGTGATGGCTACGCCAAGGCCCATGCGTATTACGGCGATACTCAGGGCGATTTTGGTTATCTGCTGGAAGGCTTGAGGGTTCAGACCGATGGTTTTAAAGAGCTGGATGGCGGTGGCGATACCGGTTTTGAGAAAAACGACCTGATGTTTAAGGCCAACTGGGATCTGTCCAGTCAGTCGGTTGATCAGTTGCTGGAAGTAAAAGCCAGTTATGCCGACGAGGTGTCAGATGAAACCTATCTGGGCCTGACCGACGGCGACTTTGCCGTCAATCCCTTAAGACGCTACGCCGCTACCCAGCTGGCCGAGATGGACTGGCAGCACAGCCAGCTGCAACTGACACACCATCTGAGCTGGCAGAGTTTGGATGTCACCACCCGTGCTTATCGCCATGACTTTGAGCGCAGCTGGGAGAAGCTCAATCGCTTTACCAGTTCCCAGGGCGGCAATGTACCAAGCCTGCTTTCCGTGCTCACTGACCCAGAGCAATATTGGGACTATTACCAGGTGCTGACCGGCGAGAGAGATGCCAGCATTCAGCAGATTCTGGTGCTGGGCGATAACGCCCGGGAGTACTATTCTCAGGGCGTGCAGATGGATGGTGCCATGCCAGTGACTCTGGCCGGTGTGACCCACAACCTGGAAGCCGGCGTGCGTTTCCATCAGGATGAAATTCAGCGCAACCATACTGAGCAGAACTTCCTGATGACCGACGGTCAGATGGTCGCCACCGGTGAAAGCGTGCGTGCCACCACCACTAACCTGGAAACGACTCGTGCCTGGTCGGTGTATATTCAGGACCGGATTGAGCTTGGAGACTGGGCCTTTACACTGGGCACTCGCGGTGAAGATATCGACGGTTACTATCGCAATCGCAATCGCAAGCCGAATGCCGGCGATGACTGGCAGCGTAAGGAGCATCGCATCTGGTTGCCCTCCGCCAGCGCCTTGTATCGGGTGGATGAACAGCAGTCGGTCTTCGCCGGGGTACACAAAGGCTTTGTGCCTACCAGTCCGCTGCAGGATAAGCGCATCGAACCGGAGAAGAGTCTCAACTATGAGTTGGGCTGGCGCTACCGTAACGGCGCCTCCCAGGCCGAAGTGGTGGGCTTTTTTAATGACGTGGATAACCTGAAAGAAAGCTGCTCCTTCTCGACGGCCGCCAGCTGTGCCAGCGATGGTGATCTGGATCAGGACTTTAATGCCGGGGCGGTCGAGGTGTACGGACTGGAAGCCAGCATCAACAGCTATATGCGTGTAACCGGTGAGCTGACATTGCCCTGGTCGGTGGTTTATACCCATACCCAGTCAGAGTTTAAACAGGGCCTGGATTCGGACTTCGATCTTTGGGGTGAGGTCGACCCCGGTGATGAGGTGCCCTATTTGCCTGATAATGTGCTGACTCTGACGGTAGGCGTTGCGGCCAGTGACTGGCGGGTGACGCTGCTGGTGAATCACACCGGCGAAATGCGCGAAGCGGCCGGGCAGGGTGTGGTACTTTCCGGTAAAGTGGTGCCAAGCCATACGCTGGTGGATCTGTCGGCCAGCTATGATGTCAGCGCCAACGGCCAGCTGTATCTGAAGCTCGATAACCTGCTGGATGAGGTGGAAATTGGCAGTCGCCGTCCTTACGGTGCGCGTCCCACTAAGCCTCAGCAGGCGTTTGTGGGTTATAAGTATCACTTCTGA